CGGCGTCGATCTCACCAAGGTTGGTATCAGACTCGAGCTAATGGGGCTACTAAAGAGTGACAAGCTGCGTCCAGAGGGGAAGAGAAACGGGCCTAAAAGGCGCTGCAAAACAGTTGCAACTTGCCAATGAGGGCAGTTAGTTTAATTAAGAAAAGCTGCATCTTATCATGAGTCAACGTTACTATCAGAAACGACTTTTGCATTTTTGCCCCATCAGGTGTGACCCTTTTTAGTTTCTAATGTTAGCATCCTGCAAAAATCGCTGCAACGTATTCCTAAATGGAGTTCTCTCTCGCTGTATATTTCAGGTTCCTGCTATTCAACAGCGAAGGATCGTCGCCTATCTCAACCAGTTCGTCGTGCACACGGTTCGGTTCCTGAACCGGTTCTCCACCGTTTGTGAAGAGGTGAGTAAACGTTCTCGTCTTTACTCTCACAATTGTCGTCATGCAGTCGCGACCGATCAACACCCGGACATCTTCTTTCCCGCAGAAACTCGCAAACATATCTCTCCGCATCCAGCAGCTTGAAACGACTCTGTGCATTCTGGAAGCCAAGGTAAGCTCTGGAGCGGTTTGTGAATGCGTACGTGCGTCAGACCCGTTCACCGATCAATGTGTCAAAACACTGCGAGCAGCTTTCCTCCATTCCTGGCCTGGAGGACGTCACCATAGACGGAATCAGTCAGCGGCAACCAGCTCAGGCTAATGGACTCACCACGACCGGTCAGAACCAGACCGATGTTCTGCCAGCAGAGCCCCTTCCTCCCCCAGCGGTACGTACGGCTTCCAgcacacaagccccccccccccccgttgttttCAGCCACATCGGGCTTCATAAAACCAAAAATATACACTTTTATGTGTCAACAAGCACAAAATGCTTCGTATTGAGCATACAGGCATCAAACTCTCAACCAAGAAAGTGGACAAACAGAATTTCCCCAAATATCAAACTGCTTTAAGTGAAATATGCAGCATGGTGCTGACACATATAAGCAGCTTTGCACCTGTTATTAATGTCTGCATTTCAAATTGCAGATAGTTCCAGAGTCTGCAGCAACGCAAAAAGCATCAGCAGCCGCAGACAATGTCATGACGGTGGCTAAAGACGCGCGCTACGCCCGATACCTGAAAATGGTTCAAGTGGTAAGTCATCAATAACAGCTGCTTACGGGCTGTGAGGATAAAAATAACTGCTTTAACTTAAATATATGTTTCATCCATCACAGGGCGTCCCAGTCATGGCTATAAGGAATAAAATGGTGTTGGAGGGTTTGGATCCCAACTTGCTCGAGTGAGTGGCTCGTATTATAAATCTCTGAATTCATGTCATTTGCTGCCCAACGTTAGCCAGACAGCGCGGTAACACTGCCTCCACTGCTGGACTGCAGCACGCCGGACGCCCCAGTGCCTGACGGAGAAACGGGGACCGCTGAGGAGCGAGATGTCGGTGGTGCCAGTTCTGACAGCGAATCGTCTTTCAGTGACTGACGTCTGTCGCCCATCACTGCAAAACTTTCACGCCAAGGCCCTCCATTGCTACTCCGAACCCGCCGCAGGCGGCTACACAGAAAGAGAAGTTGGGGTTAACTGTCACAGCGATGAGCCTGAAACAGGAAAATCCAACCCCAGGGATTGTAATTTCAGGTGAAAAGGATTATATATAGCTGTTGTGGTTCTTATTAGATTGGAACTTGTGAATAAAATAGCAAGAAGTTGTGTAAACGGTGTCAAAGGTGCTTTAGCACGCGTGAAACTGCATTTATGACATTTCTAATGTCGACTACATTATTATGACTGTGAAAATCAAGAGTGGAGAAAGTCGGAAAGCACTTTATATAAAACAGTTTTGGATCTGTAATAAACAGacagtttaaaacaaataaaatgtgtacatttattttgaaaggctgGAACAGAACACCAAGAAAGTGCTGGCCAGAAAGATATAGCAGCTGATACTCAGATGGAAAAAGCATCTTCCGTTTTGGCAGTGacaaagtaccggtaataaagATGAACCGAGATGTACGTTGTATAAAATAAGAGTATTTTAAAGAATTCCCTTCCAAGTGATTCGCTTAATGTGCAAAATGACTGACACAAACTGAGGGATCAAAGGCTGATGCATTTCAAACGAAGGTGAAGTTAAATTTGGCTGTAATAGACTAAGTGGCCTATCTCAGTCTGCAGTATTATACATAATCCactgtaaaaacacaaagcagtaTCTGAAATCCTTtagtacagtacacagtcagtCCTCATACAGAGTTTGCGGTAACGTACAGAAACCTTGAAAGGGATAAATACAATCACATTTTCATGAAGCTTGTGCTTAGCGCGAGTGGAATTCCCACTTAGCCGTTTTTATTAGTAGCCGCAGGTCTGACAGGATAGTCATGCTGGTGTGGCAGAAGTTCGGAGCAAAGTGCAAGGCAGTATTACAGCACCAGGAGCAATATAATCACCGTATAAAATGATTTCAGgttgtatatacatatataaaaaataccGGATGTGTTTAACTCATTCACTGCCAGCCAGGTATTATAAAtatcccaaaaaaaaaaagtacccaTGTAATTCTACCAGTGAGTTCAAATGGCTGAAAGGTGACACAAAACCTCGCTGTGAAAAATCCATGTACAAAAATCTAAAaaattttttgtttgttccacatAAAATCGACATATCTCTGctttaaaaaggtaaaaaccGTGATATTCACACATAATAATGGCGGCTGTTAGTCTGATCCACATCACTCCTCATATTCTGTTATCACTTGTAGGGTGAACAGCTGCAGGGAATAAAAATAGAGAATGGTAAGGagaaggaacaaacaaacaagaaagcGAGTTATGTGTGACGGTGCGACGATCACCTTAAAATCATCAATGtatgtgaggaagaagaagatgaagctgaagGCAACGATCCACTCGCATATGGCGCTGGCTAAATAGAAAGGATAGCCCTGATGGAAAGGATGCAAACGCTGCCATCGTTAGGACATTCAACAAGTAGGTGCAACTCCACGTTTTAATTCGGTTTGACTGTTATTCTCTAGAATCTGTATAAAATGGATAAATGTGACGAGAGGTTCGGGTTAGGGCTAAATTCAAAAGTCCGACGTGGCATCTTTAgctggtgattttgggtttgATAGACGAATTGAACTGGGATCATTACAACCAGCATCTCCTGCCGAATAGGACAGGGAGGAAAAAGTGAGCcttggacacccccccccctttagcaACAATAACCTTAATCAAACGCCCCCGATAGCTGCAGATCAGACGTGTACAAAGATCAGGATGAATTTTGGACCATTTCTTTTTACTAAATGGTTGCAGCTCAGCTAGATTCCTGCGACGATTCGGGCGTAAACGTTTCTCCTCCTCTAGGCCAGTAGTTTCTCAAAACTACCGGCCTCAAATTCTTCTGCAAAATATCTTGATAAACTCGTGAATTCATTGATGAGAGATGATTCTAAAccggagtttgtttgttttgtagcgACGCCTCCGACCTCGTCTCTGATTGGGCTCACACCCGACTCTAGATTAGCTCTCGGAGAATCTTCTTCCTCCCCGTCCTTTGAACGTTGGGCTCAACTAAAACCTTGTAATCTAGAGGAATTTTTACAAATCTGTTTACAACCTTAACCGGGATTCCCGGTGGAGAATCGTAAGAGAAAGAACATTATTGATGATCTGTCTCTCCTGCTTTGTGATAAATCTACTAGCTCACCTCGTCTTTAGTGTCTCTGTGCAGGGTGGGCTGTCTCCCAAAGTACGCACAGATGGCAGCTGAATTATGCGTGAAGGAAAACAGAATTTAGCCATTTagcatttgcaaaaaaaacagacttttctttctccttatTCTTCTTCTGTGGAAGGATACTGGGGAAAAGCGCCACAGTAGCAACGACGGCAATTGTCAAACGCGCTCGACACAAACAGACGGACGATCTGAACGGAAAGACCCGATACGAAATCACAGACTGGAGGATGGTGTAAACGACGCCAGGGACAAAGAACAGCAGCGCTCCGACATCGTGCACCGCTTCCACAGCCGTTTCCTGCAATCGTGGCGTAAACAAACACGGTTATCGTGACGCCAAAGTTACTTTACTGTGGATTCAAACGCTCGAACACGTACCTGGAAGGTTGCAACGACACACATGCCCAAACAAGAGATCATGCCGAGCACGAGGGCAGCTTTGTTTAGAGATGCCTTCAACACGTTGCTTTCTCTGGTCAGCTTCTCCACATACTTGTACCTGGAATATACGGTGGCTGCCGCTGGGGGGGGAAGTGAACGGCGCACTCGTCACGACGTTTAAGGACCCGTTTGGGTTGTTTATCAaccgattaaaaaaaagaacactttGGAATATGATCTTGTTAGAGTATTATTGTTAGAACAATATATATATCccaattattgtttttcattatgatgtaaaacttaaaaaaaaaaaaacaattcttacAGAGACGTTTTTCACAATCAGGATCCGGCTCAATGAGAAAAAACACTCTTCCTTGGAtccatttggttttttttttttttttttacacaaaattaAATGACATGACAACTTTTGAAGTGTCAGCAGATTCTGGGAAACCGCCTCCAGTTCTCGTGGGCAGAGACGAACGATGACTGTTGCCTGCTTTCACTGCCTTCTCTAAGTTTTGGTTCCTTTAttgggaggggaaaaaaaaaatccagatttgccTCATCTTtacaaaaggtaaaaaaaaaaaaagtacctgCACATGCAGCGATGAACGTCATCAAGCCGAAGATGCAGCTCTCCGGGGGATTCGCACCTGTGTCgctgaaaagagaagagaaacgcGTTTCAGAGTAAATCAAGGCATCACCGTGGGAGTTTTTACTGCGTGGGGACTCATCAAACATCAcggagaggtaaaaaaaaaaacacacacacaaccctcaaCCCAGATGAGGACGCGCAGCTGGAGCTTGGGTTCGACCCCCCACGGAGAGGAAAGTCAAAAGTCTCTCGAGTTTCACTGAGACCGTGGAAAGTAAAGTGTTTTAAATGACGCCACTGAAGATAAATCGAACTTACCTGATGTATGGAAAGACCGCGTCGACGTCATGTCTGAGAAGCGCAATCAGGTAAGCGATAATGAAAGTGCTGGAGGACCAGACGACAAGAAACGCGGGCAGGAAGCAGAGTCCCTGCGTGAACCAGAACATCTTGGGtcgtctctctcacacacctaAAGAAGCTGATTAGAGGCTGCTCCGTGGGAAGGGGAGTGGGCTGGACGGCAGTCACATGGCGGTGTGAATAAATCCGCTTCAAGCAGATGTAACTTGTTCCTCTAAAAGACTCCCCCGCGGTCCTGATTacgcaaaaaagaagaagaagaaaattccGCACGTGGTGATTCAAcgcttcttctctcctttcgtCTTTACTTTCTCTTTGAGAAGTCCGTCAGTTCCAGTGTTAACAGtgacgcgtgtgcgtgtgtgtacgcgtgtgcGTGGAGCAATAACAGCGTAACTGTGCGCTGAAGGGAATCACAAATGCAATTTCGAGTTTATTTTCAATTTTTCTGGAGTAATTTGCGTCCCATATTTACTTTTAGATGATAATCTCAGTTTCACTAATAACAGAAAAGTAaaaacagagaataaaacaaatgcatcaaaACGTCAGTCAAATACAACATTTTAACCAAtcagcgtccccccccccatcagcgcCGTCCCGTCAACAGGCTGCAGCAGTAACCCTCCTCATGGAATGACGCAACCTCCTCGTGACGTCATAACGGTGAACAGCCGTTCAACATGAATGCAAAACCGAGATTAAACGCAAATTTGCGCCGTGCCAGATTAAATGaaagatgcaaaaataaaaaataaaagtttattcTCTGGACAGGTTGAAACTTTCATCATCCTGCATCAACAATTCACACAACTAATAAGCCAGCTTTGTGAGTGGGTGGGCCTTTAACCTCCCTATCTTTTCGGGTAGACTCTGAACGCAACACACAGCCCCCTTGCTCCTCTCCACCAGATGGCGACATCGAGTTTTTTGGAGCGAAGACGCACCGGGCGCGACTTTGCAGCGTCATCACCCGACGAGCGTTATGGGCGTCACGTGTCTCTCCCCCTTGAGCAGCTCGGCTGGCGGCGGTCAGTTGACACGGTCGCGTTCCTTCTGATATATCGATTACTTTATCGAGTACGCGCGTTTTCCCGAATGCATGCTAGCGCTATGCTTCGCCACGAAGAAGAGCCATGGTAGTCGTCAACTCGGTGCTGAAGCTGTTGCAGCGGCAGACGTACACCTGCCTGTCCCACCGCTACGGGCTCTACCTCTGCTTCGGGGGGCTCGTCCTCATGATCGTCTCGGCCTTTCAGTTCGGAGAGGTGATGCTCTTTTGTGTTCTCAACTCCGGTCCGTCACTTTGATCCTggttttgtttgacgtcacgCGCTCGATCGCTGCAGCGTCGTTGTTTTCCGGAGTAAACGCGCCAGACTCCGGTCAATAAAGTGGCGATTTACGGCGATTTAGCGTCTCCGTAGACCTGCGTGGCTTTGCGTCTTTAATCGAGGCGTTTTTATGAATCGCTGTGGAGGTCGCGCTAATTCGGCGTCGTGAAGAATCCGAAATTTGTGCGGATTTAATGATAAACCCCGGAATAAAGTCTAGCGGCTAGCACATGTAGCTTCTGTAAACGCCATCCGAAGCTTTCAGAAAAGTTTGGATGTCGTAGTAGTTTGTTCTTTGTTGACACTCAGTGTGTCCGGCTGAAGAGCATTTCTTACCCGTGCAAGTCATTCGTGAACAAAATGAACTTTCCAGTGTGTCAAACAGCTGCTAGCAGCTGCagctcgatgccccccccccccccccccctgcttcatCATCTGatcctctcctcttccccaCACAGTTGGTGGTGGAGTGGAGCCGGGACCAGTATCATGTGCTGTTTGACTCCTACAGGGACAATGTCGGTGGGAAATCATTCCAAAGCAGGTGAGGAAAGggacagatgccccccccccccccctggaggaAAGGGacagatgtccccccccccccccctggaggaAAGGGACAGATGTCCCCCCTGGAAATACTGTCAAATGAATCTTATCTTTTCAAGCTTCGCGCAACATTCAGACGACGCGTTTCTGCCGAACGCTTTCTTTCGACCTTTAGACAGCTGGAGGCAGACGTTACCCGTGCAGgagtaaaaagaaacaaactaacccccaccccccacccccccaggctCTGTCTGCCCATGCCCATCGACGTGGTCTACACGTGGGTGAACGGCACGGACGTCGCTctgctgaaggagctgaaggtTGTCAAAGAGCAAATGGAGGAAGAGCAAAGAGCCCTGAGGTGAGCTGCGGCTTCGGTGGCTGTGTAAATGCAGAGTGACTGTCAGGTAAAGAGGAGtggaaacacccccccccacacctgcaGCATTCATTCACTGGATGCAAACACTATCAGGTTCCTTCACTTTTGCACAACCCAGACAGAGTTAGTGTTCAAGCTGGAGCGGCAGAATGGTCGCTTTCACCCTGTCTTGTTCAGACGTTGGCCCGGAAcaagaggggggagggggggtcaaaggttGGAGACACTTCCTATTGATTCTGTCGTCTCTGAACATTTCTTAGCCTCTCCGAGGACTAGCACTGCACTTACTCTGATGATTGGCTCCTCCTGAGCCGCTTAAACAAGGCGGCGCGTTATTCCTACTTTGGATAGAGTACGATGAGAATACTTTTGATTCACGGATGTTTtattcgtttgtttgttttcgttCGTTTACGCAGGGAACGCCTGGGAAAAAACGCAAACGAGACGACGACTGACGTGCCAAAAGAGAGGTGAGGATGGATGAACGGCGTCGCGAGGGCAGATTCTGGTGTTGAAAGCGGATGCcgagccgggccgggccggtAGCGTGATGTAATACCAGTGGAACCAGTCGGGGGAGGGGCGGCGGTTACAAGTGTCGGGTTGGCATAGTTTAGTTTTAGGCTTCCCGGGTGTGAAACGACTGAAGTTACAAGAAATGACACCTTTTCATTCTCTTTAAGCAACAAAGCGGCGTGGAGATtaaaatattgttgttgttgttgtttaccaaCAGCTTCACGAAAACCCGTTTGCTGAATGTGGAAACTCGACTAATTTCATTCCTGTTGATGTTTTAACCACACAGTTAGAGGAAGTGGTCACCTGAGCAGCGACACAAGGTGAAGAAACATTAAGTTGAGCTTTTCctcactgtttttattttgcattagtGCTAGACCAGAATGCCTGCTGTCCCACTGCATCATGGCGCCCACGCTGGCCCTGGATCCTGCCCTGCCGGCCAACATCACAGTCAAAGAGCTGCCCGCGCTTTCGCCGGCCTTCTCTGCTGccaaagagctgctgatgatgaGCAAACCCTTCCACCCATCCAACACCGCCTCTGTGGTCGTCTTCCATTCGCAGGCCGATGGTAATTGCAGTCAAGTATGAAAGGGAACTGGGTGACTCTCAGCAAACAAAACGAGGGCGAAggcacaacaggaaatgattcCGAAGTGGCATGCGTGACGTTATTCAGGGAGAACCAGAAAAACCGTCGAGTTGCGTGGGGAGAATTAATGAAGCGTTTCAGGCGCGTGTTAAACGGGCGATCAGCAGGAACATGAACGATCCATACAGTAGGAGCGAGTTAGGGCTGGAACATTTACGTAACGTCATGACAGAATCAGGATTAAACGCTTGACCCAGACGGCGACTAAAAGGAAACCATGAAAACGGACTTTAAGCATTGCTTTCCTGTTGCTTATTACGCATGAATTGGTTCTTCCAGCTGATAAAGCCTTCACAGACGCGTCCGGGGAAGACCAGAAGTTCACCGTGCTGAGATGTTACCTGGTGAGTACACCTGAACCTCCTCCGGGACAGGTTAAAGCTCCTTACACATCATTCTGCgcctctttctgtttgtttcgcAGACGACGGATAAAGAGGCTCCGGGCCTGATCCGAATGCAATCCTTGGCTTACCTGAGTGGCTTCCCGGCTTCCTTTAAGGAGACGGAGCAGCTGAGAGTCAAACTGCCCTCCATCATAACCAATAAGATCAACCAGGTATTGGCACTGACCCAAATGATTTACCTCTCGAAGCAGAGGGGCGctctttaaatctttaaatCTTAAGCAAGATAAAAATCGACACCGCCTGCTGATTTCCTAATCGGATGACATTTTTCTTCAAGTCTCTGGATTCAACGTTTAGAGATAAAAAGCAGCTTCATCCACTAGATGTCACTCCCACGCCGTCTAATCGCTGAAACGGGTCGCACCGTTTACGTCCACagacgcactgtgtgtgtttgtgtgtgtgtgtaaattctTTTTAAGTAATCTAAGAAAGGCTACAGACAAATGTCAACGCTTCCTTGGGGAGGAGGTCCTGCTGACTCCGggctttttctattttaaacaGAAGTGTAGCGATTTGGATGAAGGGCCTCTGCTCGGCTCGTGTATCCAAGTAATTTGTCTGCTTTTATAATGTGAAAGGGAGAAACGCCACTAATGAGCCGGAATAATCAAGACAAACAAAACGGTGCAGCCCGGAGCGACCCCCGTCGCACCAGCGGACAGGATTCGTCCGATAATAAAGTCACATGGCCGATTAGATCTCGTTGCTGATAGGCATTTATAAAAGATGCTGTctaatcccttttttttttaaaaacagctCCAAGAAaccttaaaggagacatattatacccttttttccacaagttaacgcagttcagGCACTTTCTGAAACATCTGAGACAGCgtcccctcttttctgtctcaaatggCTCTCTCAGAAAACGGCTCTGAAAACGAAACCGAAACAAAATTCACGCTACCACGGTAACCAGTGATGGCACTTTTTTGTCTGCAACACGTCTATAGACATCAATTAGGTTTGACCactgacattcactcgctcactgcattcacacaggcaatgcggGCGAACAGTGAACgcgtgccggagccgggaattgAACCGCCAGCCTCTCGATCATAGTACGGCccactcaaccacctgcgccgccGTCGCCCCATAATcagtatatacatatacagaCACATAATGTGTATCGACCTGGCGCCATTGACCCACATCTCACCAAGCCAGGTCACCCGTCAGGTCCTAACGTGCTGGTCAGAATCGCCTGGTCATGTGATCGTAGCCTACAGCGTTCGGGCGGTAACCTGAGCAGTCTGTGCGGGGGGTTAAGTGAAGAACAACTGTTTGGGGTGGCGAGGCGCCAAGCCAGCATGCCGAAAGGTCACATGAATTCTGCCAACCTGGAGGCATTCCGAGTACCAGTGcacaggccgccgccgccacacaATGCACCGCCTGGATTTTCAAGGTGTCTCCTGGTGTCGACAGGCCGATTCTATGAAAGACGGATGATGTGCAccgggcggaggggggggggagcttcaGCAGTGCGAGTCAGCCGGTATTTATAGCTGGTGTTAGACCCGAGTGCTACAGTGATGGAAGCTGCCCCACAGCCCCCCGGTCATCTCCTCGTGCCTAAACCCTCTCATGCGTTTGCCTTAGTGTACTTTTATGTTCGGCCACACGGTGTCTCTTCTCCCCTATAAAACGAGAGTCAGAGCTGGACGTCCTAGATGGTGCGTCTGCTGCATCGCACTCTTGAGGCTGCACTAAAAACGCTGGTTTGCA
This portion of the Brachionichthys hirsutus isolate HB-005 chromosome 22, CSIRO-AGI_Bhir_v1, whole genome shotgun sequence genome encodes:
- the washc3 gene encoding WASH complex subunit 3, with product MDEDGLPIVGSGVDLTKVPAIQQRRIVAYLNQFVVHTVRFLNRFSTVCEEKLANISLRIQQLETTLCILEAKLSSIPGLEDVTIDGISQRQPAQANGLTTTGQNQTDVLPAEPLPPPAIVPESAATQKASAAADNVMTVAKDARYARYLKMVQVGVPVMAIRNKMVLEGLDPNLLDTPDAPVPDGETGTAEERDVGGASSDSESSFSD
- the dram1 gene encoding DNA damage-regulated autophagy modulator protein 1; this encodes MFWFTQGLCFLPAFLVVWSSSTFIIAYLIALLRHDVDAVFPYISDTGANPPESCIFGLMTFIAACAAAATVYSRYKYVEKLTRESNVLKASLNKAALVLGMISCLGMCVVATFQETAVEAVHDVGALLFFVPGVVYTILQSVISYRVFPFRSSVCLCRARLTIAVVATVALFPTAICAYFGRQPTLHRDTKDEGYPFYLASAICEWIVAFSFIFFFLTYIDDFKLFTLQVITEYEE